Proteins co-encoded in one Rhopalosiphum maidis isolate BTI-1 chromosome 2, ASM367621v3, whole genome shotgun sequence genomic window:
- the LOC113554492 gene encoding integral membrane protein GPR155, with the protein MEITDSEALKDVLFLLNSTHTNAKQFYNMMISNKTAINKSDSDEDLMNNMYNALFQCFGIIVTGYLSGRLGLVSHAAGIGLNRFVGTFALPSLIFVNMAVLELSSVNLVFLGSLLLSKTLVFVSVALITVLVTRPPDIARAALFAIFCTQSNDFAIGAPIFEALYRHQHSEFVQYLYLVAPINLIILNPFGFAMMELGKEYNRHETTRRSALMGRISRNIICNPVVFMTALGMIANLVFNHDPPKMITTFLGTFGNAFTATALFLLGLRMVGNINKLRGEALILPLLLIAAKLIVLPLVIRELTSIFLGKFGTVNADDSLAFSMFGFLYGMIPSAPAVFVYASAYNLEMDLIASSMVLCVFFSAPIMFLTAKIISVAKLDPSNNITALKGYQFNVSILAIPASLWIILVMLKKLKSLPFKVVFCLVISQVISCTGVLLEYLSETPQSHPLTYIQLMLSIAGDMSCYIWTACLAFTLLIMHKPFTDEFQNKIIYFYMIISWGVPILLVSVLMLTCQPPLFIKSDFDQNYVYGTPEAATLTMILLSSIICTIVCLVLHQRQKHKIIRPIVYSESINDVQSTSKQSIDTHSIDTDDLKQGLLYETETSVMDNNEYIKHSLLLIMQAVAMFVTFSVAIWRIFGETNGLYLELAYSETSLMRGQSIFTLLIYGINYQSINKPIVRAWNKFWWGGSPIECPSWEELPYDTRKTCDNFMFKHREKCLAEITHLTRWKLWKYKKTFTGSELVTWLVENNICSSRDDALGYSIKLWNGQVLRHLNCTEHFQDVSNILYTFNRR; encoded by the exons atggaAATTACTGATTCCGAAGCTTTAAAAGACGTATTGTT tttactcAACAGTACACACACAAAtgctaaacaattttataacatgaTGATTTCAAATAAGACTGCAATTAATAAGAGTGATTCTGATGAAgacttaatgaataatatgtataatgcattatttCAGTGTTTTGGGATCATTGTCACagg gtatttgtCAGGGCGATTGGGCCTGGTTAGTCATGCTGCTGGTATTGGCTTAAATAGATTTGTTGGAACATTTGCGTTACCTTcacttatatttgttaatatggCTGTGTTAGAATTATCATCTGTGAACTTGGTTTTTTTGGGATCTCTACTCCTATCTAAGACTTTGGTATTTGTATCAGTTGCTTTAATTACTGTATTAGTAACAAGACCTCCAGACATAGCTAGAGCTGCTCTGTTTGCTATATTCTGTACCCAGAGCAATGATTTTGCTATTGGAGCTCCAATAT ttGAAGCGCTCTACAGACATCAACATAGTGAATTTGTTCAATACCTCTATCTCGTGGCtcctattaatttaataatcctaaatccATTTGGTTTTGCAATGATGGAATTAGGCAAAGAATATAATCGACATGAAACTACAAGACGTTCTGCTTTAATGGGACGAATATCAAGGAACATTATTTGTAATCCTGTTGTGTTTATGACAGCTTTGGGGATGATAgctaatttagtatttaatcacGACCCACCCAAAATGATTACAACTTTCTTAGGA acttTTGGCAATGCGTTTACTGCTACTGCATTGTTTCTACTTGGTTTACGAATGGTTGGAAACATCAATAAACTTAGAGGAGAAGCTTTAATTTTACCATTACTCCTAATTGCTGCTAAATT AATAGTTTTGCCATTAGTGATTAGAGAActtacaagtatttttttggGAAAATTTGGTACAGTAAATGCTGATGATAGCCTTGCCTTTTCAATGTTTGGATTTTTATATGGAATGATTCCTTCTGCCCCAGCTGTTTTTGTTTATGCATCAGCATATAATCTCGAAATGGATTTG attgctAGTTCCATGGTATTGTGCGTATTCTTCTCAGCtccaattatgtttttaactgCCAAGATAATATCTGTGGCCAAATTAGAtccatcaaataatataacagccTTAAAGGGGTATCAATTCAATGTTAGTATACTCGCCATCCCAGCATCT CTTTGGATTATCCTAGTcatgttaaaaaaactaaaaagtttaCCATTCAAAGtagttttttgtttagtaATTTCACAg gtAATTTCATGTACTGGTGTATTACTTGAGTACTTATCAGAAACTCCACAATCACATCCCTTAACATACATTCAACTTATGTTGAGTATAGCTGGTGATATGAGTTGTTACATTTGGACTGCATGTTTAGCTTTTACTTTGCTAATAATGCATAAGCCATTTACTGatgaattccaaaataaaattatttatttctatatgatAATATCTTGGGg TGTACCAATATTGTTGGTTTCTGTCCTGATGTTGACTTGCCAGCCaccattgtttattaaatctgATTTTGATCAAAATTATGTGTATGGAACTCCAGAAGCTGCAACTCTTACAATGATTCTCCTTTCatctataattt GCACCATCGTTTGTTTAGTTTTGCACCAACGCCaaaagcataaaataattagacccATAGTTTATTCAGAATCTATAAATGATGTACAAAGTACATCCAAGCAATc tatagACACTCATAGTATTGACACAGACGATTTAAAACAAGGTCTTCTTTATGAAACCGAAACAAGTGTTAtggataataatgaatatattaaacattctcTATTACTAATTATGCAAGCAGTTGCAATGTTTGtt ACATTCTCTGTGGCCATTTGGAGAATATTTGGTGAAACAAATGGACTATACCTTGAATTAGCATATTCTGAAACTTCTTTAATGAGAGGGCAATCAATTTTCACATTGTTGATTTATGGTATTAATTATCAGTCTATTAATAAACCGATTGTGCGAGC ATGGAATAAATTTTGGTGGGGAGGATCACCAATCGAGTGTCCATCATGGGAAGAACTTCCATATGATACAAGAAAAACATGTGATAACTTTATGTTTAAGCACAGAGAAAAGTGTTTAGCAGAGATTACTCATCTTActag ATGGAAACTGTGGAAGTATAAGAAAACATTTACTGGTTCTGAGCTTGTAACATGGTTAGTGGAGAACAATATTTGTTCAAGTCGAGATGATGCTTTAGGATATTCTATTAAGTTATGGAATGGACAAGTACTGAGACACTTAAATTGTACCGAACATTTTCAAGatgtatcaaatatattatatacatttaatcgcCGCTAA